In Brassica napus cultivar Da-Ae unplaced genomic scaffold, Da-Ae ScsIHWf_363;HRSCAF=573, whole genome shotgun sequence, a single genomic region encodes these proteins:
- the LOC125603631 gene encoding E3 ubiquitin-protein ligase PUB23-like, with the protein MDEEIEIPPFFLCPISLEIMKDPVIVSTGITYDRDSIEKWLFSAKKNSCPVTKQDITDADLTPNHTLRRLIQSWCTLNASHGVERIPTPRPPISKSEIEKLLKDSASSHQNLAKCLKRLRHIVSENASNKRCLEAAGVPEFLATIVSNKGSSMSLTDEALSLLYHLDTSETCLKNLLNNKKGNDIVNSLTKIMNRGIYESRAYATLLLKNILEVADPMQIMTLKPAIFTEVVQILDDRISHKATKSALHILVNVCPWGRNRHKAVEAGVISMIIELLMDESFSSDRRGPEMAMVVLDLLCQCAEGRAEFLNHGAAIAVVCKKILRVSQTASDRAVRVLFSVGRFCATPALLNEMLQLGVVAKLCLVLQVSCGSKTKEKAKELLKLHARVWRDSPCLTRNMILAYPS; encoded by the coding sequence ATGGATGAAGAGATCGAGATTCCTCCGTTCTTCCTTTGCCCCATCTCTCTAGAGATCATGAAAGATCCGGTGATAGTCTCTACCGGAATAACCTACGACAGAGACAGCATCGAGAAATGGCTCTTTTCAGCAAAAAAGAACTCGTGTCCGGTCACCAAACAAGACATAACCGACGCAGATCTCACCCCGAACCACACTCTTCGCCGTCTGATCCAATCTTGGTGCACTTTAAACGCATCCCACGGCGTAGAGAGGATCCCCACGCCAAGACCTCCTATCTCTAAATCTGAGATCGAAAAGCTCTTAAAAGATTCAGCCTCTTCTCATCAAAACCTAGCCAAGTGTCTCAAAAGACTTCGTCATATCGTTTCCGAGAACGCTAGCAACAAGCGTTGTTTGGAGGCGGCAGGAGTACCTGAGTTCTTGGCCACCATCGTAAGCAATAAAGGCTCTTCGATGAGTTTGACCGACGAAGCCCTCAGCTTACTCTACCATCTTGACACTTCAGAGACATGTCTCAAGAATCTTTTAAACAACAAGAAAGGTAACGATATTGTAAACTCGTTGACGAAAATCATGAACCGAGGGATATACGAGTCAAGAGCCTATGCGACTTTGCTTCTAAAAAACATTCTTGAAGTAGCGGATCCAATGCAGATCATGACTTTGAAGCCAGCGATTTTCACCGAGGTCGTGCAGATCTTGGACGACCGGATCTCTCACAAGGCGACAAAATCTGCGTTGCATATATTGGTGAACGTATGTCCATGGGGAAGGAACAGACACAAGGCCGTGGAAGCTGGAGTGATCTCTATGATAATAGAGCTTCTCATGGACGAGAGTTTCTCATCAGATAGGAGAGGTCCAGAGATGGCCATGGTGGTTCTTGATCTATTGTGTCAGTGTGCGGAAGGAAGAGCAGAGTTCTTGAACCACGGAGCAGCTATAGCAGTGGTGTGCAAGAAGATACTTAGGGTTTCTCAGACAGCAAGCGATAGAGCTGTTAGGGTTTTGTTTTCGGTTGGGAGGTTCTGTGCAACGCCGGCTTTGCTAAACGAGATGTTACAGTTGGGGGTTGTAGCGAAGTTGTGTCTTGTGCTTCAGGTTAGCTGTGGAAGCAAGACTAAAGAGAAGGCAAAGGAGTTGCTTAAGTTGCACGCTAGAGTTTGGAGAGACTCGCCTTGTCTCACAAGAAATATGATTCTTGCATACCCCTCGTGA